A window of Pungitius pungitius chromosome 19, fPunPun2.1, whole genome shotgun sequence genomic DNA:
TCTGCATGTTACCTGAGCTCTGGACCAGGTAGAGCTCTCACACACGTCAGACACACCGAAGCAGAAACAGTCGGTGCAGCCCAGCTGGTGACTCTCCTGCAGGTTGTAGAATCCTGGTTTACACAGATCACAGTGAGCCCCCATCACATtcacctgaggaggagaggacaggtgAGAGGTCAAAAGACAGGCGAAACATCCTGTTTCGGAATCACAGACCAGGGTCAGGTCTCAGCTGGGCCTGGTACTGTGACTAGTCATATGACTATTTAAGGTATGGGGTCATCAAAGCGCTCACCTGCAGGTACAGTTGCTGCAGGGGTCTGTGTTGACGCTTGCCGGACAGGTTGCACTCACAACGAGCACACTGAGGGAAGTCTCTGTATCCAAAGGCACATCGATCACACCGCCGACCGTGAAGccctgctgacacacacactgccccgcAGACACACCTGTACACACAATACACTGCAATGACGTAATTATACTCAACACAACAGCACcaacgtcaacaacaacaacgtggtaCAACCAGTGTTGAAACAGAGTGACAGTGACCTGTCTGGGTGTCGTCTCTGCTGCAGACTGAAGACTCCGATCCTCTCAGATCACAGTTACACCGAACACAAGGGAAGTCTGAATATGGagaaacctacacacacacacacacacacacacacaaacacacaaaaatacacccagacacacacacacaaacacacacgtttagTGGTGACAAAAAGAACAATCGATTATATCAGTTCAGTCTGTTCAGTCAATAAGTCTGTAGTATTACTAGTAGTATTGGTCAGTACCTCAGTATGTCTGTAGTATTACTAGTAGTATTATCAGTACCTCGGTAGGTCTGTAGTATTATTAGTAGTATTGGTCAGTACCTCGGTAGGTCTGTAGTGTTACTAGTAGTATTGGTCAGTACCTCGGTAGGTCTGTAGTGTTACTAGTAGTATTATCAGTACCTCGGTAGGTCTGTAGTGTTACTAGTAGTATTGGTCAGTACCTTGGTAGGTCTGTAGTGTTACTAGTAGTATTGGTCAGTACCTCGTAGGTCTGTAGTGTTACTAGTAGTATTGGTCAGTACCTCGGTAGGTCTGTAGTGTTACTAGTAGTATTATCAGTACCTCGGTAGGTCTGTAGTGTTACTAGTAGTATTATCAGTACCTCGGTAGGTCTGTAGTGTTACTAGTAGTATTATCAGTACCTCGGAGGGTCTGTAGAAGCCGGCAGCGCAGGTCTCACAGTTGATCCCGGCGGTGTTTTGTTGGCAGTttaaacagactccgcctccctttTGAACACCGTAAGTGTTTGTACTCAAAAAGAGATCCGAGACGGTCTGATTGTAGAAACAGTCCTCTGTTTTGTTGTGACAGTTACACTCTGTGAGACATTCAGgtagagacagagacaggtgTTCTTAAACAGGTTGACCCGCAGTCAGAATGtaaaaaaggtttttctttatttccaatCTTCTTACTCTCACAGGTGTTTCCCTTGGTGACGGTCCCAGGTTGCCATGGCTGCTGGTGGTAACCAGGGCAACATTGGTCACAGCTCTCTCCACAGgtgttgtgttcacacacacacttcaacttCTGTTCACACACAAAGAAGTGTAAAGCCAAGCAAGTACACAGGTAACAGGTGAAGAGGtgaacaaatgtaaaacagGTTACCTTGGTATCAAGGTCCAGCGGGCAGCTCTGGGCGTGGCCGTAACAGATGCACATCCCCCCCACTGAGATGTCTTTGATGGAGTAATAATACTGAGAAAcagaattattatttatatatatacattatgaaCTCATTCAAACTTATTGACCATGTGACCGCACATCTGTCTCCTTGTAGCACGTTGTCTCACCCTCCTTGTGACGATGGGGTCGACCTCTCTGGGGTCACGGGCGCTCAGCATCATCAGGTCGGCGTTGAGCGTTCTGATTCGCTGAAGTCTTAGTCTGATGTAACGAGCTGACGTGAAGTTCAGCAGTTCAGAGGTCAGGTCATCTGCTCCAGGTCGGCTGTTaatgagggaggtgtgaatCTGGGACACCGAGACaggtacagagagagagacaggtcaGAGGGAGACAGGTATAGAGGTCATtgaaagacagacaggcagCCAGTCTCACCTCTCCGTGTTCCAGTGGGTTCAGTCTGGAGTAGTAAGACGTGCAGATGACCTCTGTGTCGCTCTTGTAGGTCGGCGGGCCGAGTCTCGGCGTCATGTTGTAGCGAGACAAACACTCAGAGTCACTGAGGGCGTAAAACTGCCAGGGGTCGAAGGTCACACCATCCAGGGAGCGTTCCAGGATCCAGTTACCTGACATGGCAAGACAGGTCAGAAAGACGGGTCAGACGGAGAcaagtcagacagacagacagacagagagcatGTCTCACCTGGTCGAGGAGAGTTAGCTGCCTTGATGATGATGTAGGCGACCTGAAAGATCTTCAGAGCAGGGGTTACAGTCAGAGAGATGCATGTCTAATGATTTACATGTATATTGATTTTTCTTACCTGTTTCAGGTCCAGGGTTATCGTGACCCAGTGAAACTGATGACCGTTCTTGATACTCGGACTCTGCCACCAGTAATTTGTGCCATCGATGGCGTTTGTGATCGGATGACGTtctaaacaacacaaacacaaccagcaTTTAATACCATCCGCCTCTACCGGGTAGTACCTGGTACCATGTGACACTGCACATCCCTGATTGGGCAGAACACCACCAATGAATTACAGCGAGATGGTGTCGTTCAACTGGCTTAGcaccgttgcattgtgggtgttGTTGAGTTGAAATATCTTCATTTACGGACTTCTCGAAGCAAACAAATGTGATTACAGCATTTTATTCAGAATACCAACAATTATTTGattcaacattttaattcattgaCAGACTAGCTACGAAGCTAATTAGCTACTTAGCTAACCACTAGGCCTGTAGCAGGAAGTTGGACCGTATTTGGAGATGCATTAACAATCTTCTAAGCGTGTCCTTTGTGGTTCTGGTTCCGTACCTTTGGACAGAACAGAGTTGGCGTCACATCTCAGGCAGTGAGGGTTCTTGATCTGTCGTCCTGGAACATGTTCCACAAGTTTGCAGTAAACCTCCGGTCCTGGATCGCCACACGTGGCGTTGCTGCTGATCACTGCGTTGCTGGCCAGGTTCAAAATGGCCGGGAACAGACCTGGAACACAAAGCTAAGCGTTAGCATGCTGACGACCCACTACGCTGCACATCAGTGCATCAGGAGGTCACACAAACAGCTGGACGCTGCTGAAGAGGTTTGAAGGTCTGTGTGTTCCCacaacaaactgtgtgtgtgtgtgtgtgtgtgtgtgtgagcccacCCTGTTGATGTTATCACACCTCCACAGCTgatcacacacaacacacattaaCATGTGAGTGAATGCTGGAATGTGTTTAGTCTCTGGATGTTCagattgacctctgaccccctcccccaccaacacacaccaacacacacacacacactaacacaaaaCACGCAGTGTGACGAGGCCCTGTGGGGGTTTTAGGGATTTtgtgacgggggggtgggggtaatTTAGGGGGTAGATAGGAACAGGGAGGTGTGTGATTGTTAACAGTAattacaggcacacacacacgcacacacacacaaggacacacacagtctgtctAAAGATCCTCATCAATATGCTGATCAACTCTTCACTCAAATCTCCAACTAGGTGTTCAAAGGCTTTAAGAtctctaaataataaataaatactctaCTGTAAGTACCCCCAATGCTGCAGTAAATGAATACTCCAAACGGTAAATATATACTCTAGTGTAGTAAATAAATACTGATGTGCTGTATGTACAAACATCTCTATAAACCTAAgtaataaaaagtaataaacaaaGTAGGAAAATCTGAAAGTGTGAAATATTGTGAAATCAGAGAAACGTCTGAAGACTCAACAGATAAAGTCAAGGTGACCAAAAGCACAATGTGTCCCGTTATAATACATaacaatacatatatatgtaaatcAATCAGGTCGCTGATGTTCCCATACGAGAAATTAACATCTGTAAAGTCATCCAAAATGACACAAACTGGATGAATTCTGCTTCATATTTCTTTCAAATTACAAGCCGCTGGAGTTTTAAATGAACTCTGACCTACTTGGAACTAACAGCTAAAAGAGCTAAGAGCTAACAGAGCTAAAAGCTAGTAGAGCTAACAGGGTTAGCAGCTTTCATTAAATAAAGTGTTTACCTTATTTGTTCTGAACTGATTTATTGATGAAAGTTAGGGGCGTGGTTAAGTT
This region includes:
- the LOC134107511 gene encoding laminin subunit alpha-1-like, with protein sequence MKLLLLLLLMERAASQQRGLFPAILNLASNAVISSNATCGDPGPEVYCKLVEHVPGRQIKNPHCLRCDANSVLSKERHPITNAIDGTNYWWQSPSIKNGHQFHWVTITLDLKQIFQVAYIIIKAANSPRPGNWILERSLDGVTFDPWQFYALSDSECLSRYNMTPRLGPPTYKSDTEVICTSYYSRLNPLEHGEIHTSLINSRPGADDLTSELLNFTSARYIRLRLQRIRTLNADLMMLSARDPREVDPIVTRRYYYSIKDISVGGMCICYGHAQSCPLDLDTKKLKCVCEHNTCGESCDQCCPGYHQQPWQPGTVTKGNTCEKCNCHNKTEDCFYNQTVSDLFLSTNTYGVQKGGGVCLNCQQNTAGINCETCAAGFYRPSEVSPYSDFPCVRCNCDLRGSESSVCSRDDTQTGVSAGQCVCQQGFTVGGVIDVPLDTETSLSVLVVSATCPASVNTDPCSNCTCR